The following coding sequences lie in one Prionailurus viverrinus isolate Anna chromosome X, UM_Priviv_1.0, whole genome shotgun sequence genomic window:
- the GPR119 gene encoding glucose-dependent insulinotropic receptor yields the protein MESSFPFGVTLAVLASLIIAANALVAVAVLLLIHKNDGVGLCFTLNLAVADTLLGVAISGLVTDQLSSPPRPTQKTLCSLRMAFVTSSAAASVLTVMLIAFDRYLAIKQPLRYFQIMNGLMAGSCIAGLWLMSYLIGFLPLGVPIFQQTTYQGPCSFFAVFHPRFVLTLSCVGFFPALLLFVFFYCDMLKIASMHSQQIRKMEQAGAMAGAYRPPRTPSDFKAVRTVAVLIGSFTLSWTPFLITGIVQVACQKCYLYLVLERYLWLLGVGNSLLNPLIYAYWQKEVRQQLYQMALGVKKGLTSFLLLLSARDGGPEGPRESSCPITTISHSQLHGEDGKGREVSK from the coding sequence ATGGAGTCATCTTTTCCATTTGGAGTGACTCTTGCTGTCCTGGCCTCCCTCATTATTGCTGCCAATGCACTAGTGGCTGTGGCTGTGCTGTTGCTGATCCACAAGAATGATGGTGTTGGTCTCTGCTTCACCTTGAATCTGGCTGTAGCCGACACCTTGCTTGGTGTGGCCATCTCTGGCCTAGTCACAGACCAGCTCTCCAGCCCACCTCGGCCCACACAGAAGACCCTATGCAGCCTTCGGATGGCATTTGTTACTTCTTCCGCAGCTGCCTCTGTCCTCACAGTCATGCTGATTGCCTTTGACAGGTACCTTGCCATCAAGCAGCCCCTCCGCTACTTCCAGATAATGAACGGGCTCATGGCTGGGTCCTGCATTGCCGGGCTGTGGTTGATGTCTTACCTTATTGGCTTCCTCCCACTTGGAGTCCCCATATTTCAGCAGACTACCTACCAGGGTCCCTGCAGCTTCTTCGCTGTGTTTCACCCACGCTTTGTGCTGACCCTCTCCTGCGTTGGCTTCTTCCCAGCCCTGctcctctttgtcttcttctaCTGTGATATGCTCAAGATTGCCTCCATGCACAGCCAGCAGATCCGAAAGATGGAACAAGCAGGAGCCATGGCCGGAGCATACCGGCCTCCTCGGACTCCCAGCGACTTCAAGGCTGTCCGCACTGTGGCTGTTCTCATTGGGAGCTTCACTCTGTCCTGGACCCCATTCCTTATCACTGGCATTGTGCAGGTGGCCTGCCAGAAGTGCTACCTCTACCTGGTGCTGGAACGGTACCTGTGGCTGCTCGGTGTGGGCAACTCCCTGCTCAACCCACTCATCTATGCCTACTGGCAGAAGGAGGTGCGGCAGCAGCTCTACCAGATGGCCCTGGGAGTGAAGAAAGGGCTCACctcattccttcttcttctctcagCCAGGGATGGTGGCCCAGAGGGGCCCAGGGAAAGTTCCTGTCCTATCACCACTATCTCCCACTCACAGCTTCATGGCGAAGATGGTAAGGGCAGAGAAGTTTCAAAGtga